The Phoenix dactylifera cultivar Barhee BC4 chromosome 9, palm_55x_up_171113_PBpolish2nd_filt_p, whole genome shotgun sequence genome window below encodes:
- the LOC103705448 gene encoding cytochrome P450 734A6-like: MGEMVGWCWKWFLPLGGMVVCVAMALRVLDFLWWRPKRLEEHFSKQGIRGPPYRFFTGCVKEMVGLMLEASSKPMMPQNSHNILPRVLSFYHHWKKIYGSTFLLWFGPTARLTVADPDLIREILVSQASCFERYESHPLVRQLEGEGLVSLRGEKWAHHRKVLSPTFHMDNLELLIPLVGRTVLDMVEKWSTMSPSGEVEIDVSEWFQTVTEDAITRTAFGRSYEDGKAVFQLQTRQMIFAAEAFRKVFIPGYRFLPTKVNTSSWKLDKEIKKNLMALIGRRKEISVKEKADGSAKDLLGLMINASTKKAPPAPSSSSTSCHRRPTTASTSTITVQDIVEECKTFFFAGKQTTSNLLTWTTVLLAMHPEWQERAREEVLEVCGSRDIPTRDHLTKFKTLGMILNETLRLYPPAVATIRRAKTDVELGGYRIPRGTELLIPIMAVHHDTRLWGEDAARFNPVRFAEGPAGAARHPTAFIPFGLGARRCIGQNLALLEAKLAMAIILQRFAIRLSPSYVHAPTVLMLLHPQYGAPILFRSLSPPSPSPPSDPHHPAGDSGGGPCL, translated from the exons ATGGGGGAGATGGTAGGGTGGTGTTGGAAGTGGTTTTTGCCTCTCGGTGGCATGGTTGTGTGCGTCGCCATGGCACTCAGGGTGTTGGATTTCCTTTGGTGGAGGCCTAAGAGGTTGGAGGAGCACTTCTCAAAGCAAGGCATAAGGGGTCCCCCTTATCGTTTTTTCACTGGATGCGTCAAAGAGATGGTTGGTTTGATGCTGGAGGCCTCCTCCAAGCCAATGATGCCTCAGAACTCCCATAACATCCTCCCTCGAGTCCTCTCCTTCTATCACCATTGGAAGAAAATCTAtg GTTCCACATTCCTGCTATGGTTCGGGCCCACCGCCCGCCTCACCGTCGCCGACCCGGACCTCATCCGCGAGATCTTGGTGTCCCAGGCCAGCTGCTTCGAGCGCTACGAGTCCCACCCTCTGGTCCGGCAGCTCGAAGGCGAGGGCTTGGTCAGCCTCAGAGGCGAGAAATGGGCTCACCACCGGAAGGTCCTCTCCCCCACCTTCCATATGGACAATCTCGAG CTGCTGATACCGCTCGTCGGGAGGACAGTTCTGGACATGGTGGAGAAGTGGTCCACCATGTCTCCCTCCGGCGAGGTCGAGATCGATGTCTCCGAGTGGTTCCAGACCGTGACGGAGGATGCCATCACCCGGACCGCATTTGGGAGGAGCTACGAAGACGGCAAGGCCGTATTCCAGTTACAGACGCGGCAAATGATCTTTGCGGCCGAGGCCTTCCGCAAGGTCTTCATTCCCGGCTACAG ATTCCTGCCGACGAAGGTGAACACGAGCTCGTGGAAATTAGACAAAGAGATCAAGAAAAATCTGATGGCGCTGATCGGCCGGCGAAAGGAGATCTCGGTAAAGGAGAAGGCGGACGGGAGCGCCAAGGATCTTCTCGGGCTCATGATCAATGCCAGCACCAAGAAAGCACCGCCAGCGCCGTCATCTTCTTCGACCTCCTGCCACCGCCGGCCGACAACGGCATCAACGTCGACGATCACGGTTCAGGATATCGTGGAGGAGTGCAAGACGTTCTTCTTCGCGGGCAAGCAGACCACCTCCAACCTGCTGACGTGGACGACGGTGCTCCTCGCCATGCACCCGGAGTGGCAGGAACGGGCGCGCGAGGAAGTCCTCGAGGTGTGCGGCTCACGTGACATCCCCACCCGCGACCACCTCACCAAGTTCAAGACG CTGGGGATGATCCTTAACGAGACGCTACGGTTGTACCCGCCGGCGGTGGCGACGATAAGGAGGGCGAAGACGGACGTGGAGCTCGGGGGATACCGGATCCCCCGGGGCACCGAGCTGCTGATCCCGATCATGGCCGTCCATCACGACACGCGGCTCTGGGGGGAGGACGCGGCCCGGTTCAACCCGGTCCGGTTCGCGGAGGGGCCGGCCGGCGCGGCCCGGCATCCGACGGCCTTCATCCCCTTCGGGCTGGGGGCCCGCAGGTGCATCGGCCAGAACCTGGCCCTCCTCGAGGCCAAGCTCGCGATGGCCATCATCCTCCAGCGCTTCGCCATCCGCCTCTCCCCCTCCTACGTCCATGCACCCACCGTCCTGATGCTCCTCCACCCCCAGTACGGTGCACCCATCCTCTTCCGATCCCTCTCCCCGCCATCACCATCACCGCCGTCCGATCCGCATCATCCGGCGGGGGATAGTGGCGGTGGTCCCTGCTTGTGA